From a region of the Cygnus atratus isolate AKBS03 ecotype Queensland, Australia chromosome 3, CAtr_DNAZoo_HiC_assembly, whole genome shotgun sequence genome:
- the TPBG gene encoding trophoblast glycoprotein, whose amino-acid sequence MEQQYEESDPKVLLLTRPADLKTDGGLPRDKKIGPKREASGPRGPLWPRFLADWGAASQSQEGSGFSSPFLSLDANTLTYAIFQSPRYQQQMGAGAQHLNPTRCLPRIPHRPFPAGTPTPAPRRHGAAGPPGSLLPAVALWRGSGGSSPPPRRVPGTLPRTSRLRRATPLVEAPLGGQVNLRPHHHSRGDRGERSSGRAPPCRRAPGSGRPAEGAGQGSGDGGLGLGERRCRPCGAGAVPAPPGRGGGWFLLAAEAGPGAARVGAELAAGLGEAAAELAPDVVAGGPRSGVGFASPLLAGRSRMRPEGKVPSRAGPPPPAGAGAGAMSGREAERGGALCLGLLLHVLLGCGSAQQPGGCPAGCECSEAAKTVKCVNGNLTEVPSDLPPYVRNLFITGNPLRRLPAGAFAAQRLAELGALNLSGNHLRVVEAGALSALPALRQLDLSGNPLASLSPQAFGEGGSPLEELALRGALHDQGALLGLAALLQAGALRNLSRLELADNGLLLLPAGMFGALPALRHLDLSNNSLVGLRNVSFQGLGQLQSLNLSDNSLGVLRNGTLAQWRGLPTLRRIGFGRNAWVCDCAIEDLVAWLKESDQVEGKEALTCAHPEKMQGKALLKINASDLNCSMPVDLPSQLQTSYVFLGIVLALIGAIFLLVLYLNRKGIKKWMHNIRDACRDHMEGYHYRYEINADPRLTNLSSNSDV is encoded by the exons ATGGAACAGCAGTACGAAGAGAGTGATCCCAAAGTGCTGCTTCTCACAAGGCCAG CGGACTTAAAGACAGATGGTGGACTTCCAAGGGATAAAAAGATTGGACCTAA GCGGGAAGCGAGTGGGCCCAGAGGACCGCTTTGGCCTCGATTCCTTGCAGACTGGGGCGCTGCTTCTCAGAGCCAGGAGGGATCGGGGTTCAGCTCTCCTTTCCTGTCCCTGGATGCAAATACCCTCACCTATGCCATCTTCCAGTCTCCTAGATACCAGCAGCAGATgggagctggagcccagcaCCTCAACCCAACCAGGTGCCTCCCTCGCATACC GCATCGCCCCTTCCCCGCAGGAACCCCAACCCCTGCCCCTCGACGGCACGGGGCCGCGGGCCCCCCGGGCTCCCTCCTCCCGGCCGTGGCTTTGTGGCGAGGCTCGGGCggctcctccccgccgccgaGGCGAGTACCGGGTACCCTCCCGCGCACCTCCCGACTTCGCCGGGCCACGCCGCTTGTGGAGGCTCCGCTCGGCGGCCAGGTAAACCTCCGGCCGCACCACCACAGCCGGGGGGACCGAGGGGAGAGGAGCTCCGGGCGGGCCCCTCCGTgccggcgggcccccgggtcGGGCCGCCCCGCggagggagcggggcaggggagCGGGGACggcgggctggggctgggcgagCGGCGGTGCCGGCCGTGTGGGGCGGGCGCGGTGCCGGCTCCCCCCGGTCGGGGCGGCGGTTGGTTTCTCCTGGCAGCGGAGGCAGGGCCAGGCGCGGCGAGGGTGGGCGCGGAGttggcggcggggctgggggaggcggcggcggagtTGGCTCCGGACGTGGTGGCAGGAG GTCCGCGGAGCGGAGTCGGCTTCGCCTCGCCTCTCCTTGCCGGCCGGAGCCGAATGCGCCCGGAGGGGAAGGTCCCGTCGcgggccgggccgccgccgcccgccggtGCCGGAGCCGGAGCGATGTCGGGGCGCGAAGCCGAGCGCGGCGGGGCGctgtgcctggggctgctgctgcacgtCCTGTTGGGCTGCGGCTCGGCGCAGCAGCCCGGCGGCTGCCCGGCCGGCTGCGAGTGCTCGGAGGCGGCCAAGACGGTGAAGTGCGTGAACGGCAACCTGACGGAGGTGCCGTCCGACCTGCCGCCCTACGTGCGCAACCTCTTCATCACCGGCAACCCGCTGCGCCGCCTGCCCGCCGGCGCTTTCGCCGCCCAGCGCCTGGCCGAGCTGGGCGCCCTCAACCTCAGCGGCAACCACCTGCGGGTCGTGGAGGCCGGCGCCCTCTcggccctgcccgccctgcGGCAGCTGGACCTCAGCGGCAACCCGCTGGCGTCCCTCAGCCCGCAGGCCTTCGGCGAGGGCGGCAGCCcgctggaggagctggcccTCCGCGGGGCTCTGCACGACCAGGGcgcgctgctggggctggccgCCCTGCTGCAGGCCGGGGCCCTGCGCAACCTCAGCCGCCTGGAGCTGGCCGACaacgggctgctgctgctgcccgccgGCATGTTCGGCGCGCTGCCCGCCCTGCGGCACCTGGACCTCAGCAACAACTCGCTGGTGGGGCTGCGGAACGTCTCCTTCCAGGGGCTGGGCCAGCTGCAGAGCCTCAACCTCAGCGACAACTCGCTGGGCGTGCTGAGGAACGGCACCCTGGCCCAGTGGCGCGGGCTGCCCACCCTGCGGCGCATCGGCTTCGGCCGCAACGCCTGGGTCTGCGACTGCGCCATTGAGGACCTGGTGGCCTGGCTCAAGGAGAGCGACCAGGTAGAGGGCAAGGAGGCCCTGACCTGCGCCCACCCAGAGAAGATGCAGGGCAAAGCCCTGCTGAAGATCAACGCCTCTGACCTGAACTGTTCCATGCCCGTAGACCTGCCTTCCCAGCTACAGACTTCCTACGTCTTCTTAGGGATAGTCTTGGCTCTCATCGGGGCCATCTTTCTCCTGGTTTTGTACTTGAACCGAAAAGGAATCAAAAAGTGGATGCACAACATCCGAGACGCCTGTAGGGATCACATGGAGGGATATCACTACAGATACGAGATCAATGCTGACCCCAGGTTAACAAACCTCAGCTCCAACTCGGATGTCTGA